The following DNA comes from Candidatus Limnocylindria bacterium.
GATGCCGAGATTCTCAAGGATGTGTTCGCGGTCGATGGCTTTGATCTCGTCGAGCGTCTTCCCCTTGATCTCCTCGGTGAGGATGGAGGCAGACGCCTGCGAGATCGCGCAGCCCTTCCCGGTGAAGCGTACATCTGCGACGCGGTCGTCCTCGATGCGCAGCGCCATGCTCAGCTCGTCACCGCACAGCGGATTCGAGTCCGCATAGGTGTTCGTGGCGCCGGCGAGCTCACCCTGATTCCGGGGGTTCTTGTAGTGATCGAGGA
Coding sequences within:
- a CDS encoding SUF system NifU family Fe-S cluster assembly protein codes for the protein MDDMYRDYILDHYKNPRNQGELAGATNTYADSNPLCGDELSMALRIEDDRVADVRFTGKGCAISQASASILTEEIKGKTLDEIKAIDREHILENLGIPISPARIKCALLSLKTLKGAAWGLPAWPGEDDAKARSAG